Sequence from the Pseudophaeobacter arcticus DSM 23566 genome:
GCAAAGAAACGCCTGAGCCTCGCACCAATGATCGACGTCGTTTTCCTGCTCCTGGTGTTTTTCATGCTGGCCTCGCAGTTCGGCCACGACCAAGCAGTGCCGCTGGCAATGGCGGGCGGTAGCGCGGCCTATTCAGGCCCGCCGCGTTTGGTTCTGGTGACGGCTGACGGGCTTCGGCTGAACGGAATTCCGGTGGAAACAGAAGCCTTGGTAGAACAGATGTCCAGGCTCGCCCGTGAGAGATCCGATGTAATCCTCCTGCAACCAGGTGCCGACGCCTCGCTGCAGCAGCTGATGGATGTGGCCGGAGCGCTGACCAAGGCCGGTTTTTCCCAGCTCGTGGTCATGGAGTGAGGGCGATGGATTTCTCGCCCGCCAAAAAACGCCAGACTGGCGAACCGATCCTGCCGATGATCAATGTGGTCTTTCTGCTGCTGATCTTTTTCCTGCTGTCGTCACAGATCGCACCGCGCGCG
This genomic interval carries:
- a CDS encoding ExbD/TolR family protein, coding for MTLTFGPPRAKKRLSLAPMIDVVFLLLVFFMLASQFGHDQAVPLAMAGGSAAYSGPPRLVLVTADGLRLNGIPVETEALVEQMSRLARERSDVILLQPGADASLQQLMDVAGALTKAGFSQLVVME